The following coding sequences are from one Thermostaphylospora chromogena window:
- a CDS encoding Maf family protein: MTKVVLASASPARLNVLRNAGLDPEVIVSGVDEEAVEAESPAALALALARAKAAAVADGLTDRLVIGCDSVLELDGKAYGKPSSPQDAAARWRAMRGRTGRLLTGHCVVEAGTGREAADVAATVVRFGSPTDEEIDAYVASGEPLRVAGGFTLDGLGGWFVEGIDGDHGNVLGLSLPLLRRLLHDLGVSVTTLWRR; this comes from the coding sequence GTGACGAAGGTCGTGCTCGCTTCCGCCTCGCCCGCTCGGCTGAACGTGCTGCGCAACGCCGGGCTGGATCCCGAAGTGATCGTCAGCGGCGTGGACGAGGAGGCGGTGGAGGCGGAATCGCCCGCCGCCCTCGCGCTCGCCCTCGCCCGCGCTAAAGCGGCCGCGGTCGCCGACGGGCTGACGGACCGGCTGGTGATCGGTTGCGACTCCGTCCTCGAACTGGACGGCAAGGCGTACGGCAAGCCGTCGTCGCCGCAGGACGCGGCGGCGCGCTGGCGGGCGATGCGCGGCAGGACCGGCCGTCTGCTCACCGGCCACTGCGTCGTGGAGGCCGGTACCGGACGGGAGGCGGCCGACGTCGCCGCCACCGTGGTGCGGTTCGGCTCCCCGACGGACGAGGAGATCGACGCCTACGTCGCCTCCGGAGAGCCGCTGCGGGTGGCCGGCGGGTTCACCCTCGACGGTCTCGGCGGCTGGTTCGTCGAGGGCATCGACGGCGACCACGGCAACGTCCTGGGACTGTCCCTGCCGCTCCTGCGCCGTCTCCTGCACGACCTGGGGGTGTCCGTCACCACCCTCTGGCGCCGCTGA
- a CDS encoding hemerythrin domain-containing protein: MGFRLDMTMMYAFHDALRRDLERIARIAARRDDDPRRLLRTAAGWEMFKAYLRVHHTTEDDTVWPVMQRALTDRPDDLALLDAMEAEHAAIDPLLAAVDAALADRDSGPERLGDVVDALTAELSAHLKHEEDEALALIDATLTEEQWRRFGAVHRERIGAEAPRYLPWLLDGMRPERMEGVLAGLPENLRAAYRDEWKAAYARLDPWGQAT; encoded by the coding sequence ATGGGCTTCAGACTGGACATGACGATGATGTACGCCTTCCACGACGCTCTCCGGCGCGACCTGGAGCGCATCGCCCGCATCGCCGCCCGGCGGGACGACGATCCGCGGCGGCTGCTGCGGACGGCGGCGGGGTGGGAGATGTTCAAGGCGTACCTGCGGGTGCACCACACCACGGAGGACGACACGGTGTGGCCGGTGATGCAGCGCGCCCTGACCGACCGCCCGGACGATCTGGCGCTGCTGGACGCGATGGAGGCCGAACACGCGGCCATCGATCCCCTGCTGGCCGCGGTGGACGCGGCGCTCGCCGACCGTGACTCCGGCCCGGAGCGGCTGGGTGACGTGGTGGACGCGCTGACCGCCGAACTCTCCGCCCATCTCAAGCACGAGGAGGACGAGGCGCTGGCGTTGATCGACGCCACCTTGACCGAGGAGCAGTGGCGGCGCTTCGGCGCGGTCCACCGCGAGCGCATCGGCGCCGAAGCGCCGCGCTACCTGCCGTGGCTCTTGGACGGCATGCGCCCGGAGCGGATGGAGGGCGTCCTCGCCGGCCTGCCGGAGAACCTGCGGGCCGCCTACCGCGACGAATGGAAGGCCGCCTACGCGCGACTGGACCCGTGGGGGCAGGCGACCTGA
- a CDS encoding SDR family NAD(P)-dependent oxidoreductase — MSKLALVTGATSGIGRAYAERLAADGYDLVLVGRRRERLEEFAAAHPEVRVRTVAADLSTAAGIDAVAGICATEPLTMLVNNAGVAHYMPLAELPAEKATEIVNVKVLAPTLLTRAVVPGMQERGEGTIINVAGMIAFSGPAPHSQMPRRVVYGGSLAYLVTMSQTLSAELEGTGVTVQVVCPGVVATEFHERQGLDMSRVPRMTAEDVVTASLRGLELGETVCAPGVEDAGLLDAVFQADLAAFGAQRPELATRYRAA; from the coding sequence GTGAGCAAGCTCGCACTCGTCACCGGCGCCACCTCCGGAATCGGGAGGGCTTACGCCGAGCGCCTGGCTGCCGACGGCTACGACCTGGTGCTCGTGGGCCGGCGGCGGGAGCGCCTGGAGGAGTTCGCCGCCGCGCATCCCGAGGTGAGGGTCAGGACCGTGGCCGCCGACCTGTCCACCGCGGCGGGCATCGACGCGGTCGCCGGGATCTGCGCGACCGAGCCGCTGACCATGCTCGTGAACAACGCCGGTGTCGCCCACTACATGCCGCTCGCCGAGCTCCCCGCGGAGAAGGCCACGGAGATCGTCAACGTCAAGGTCCTCGCCCCCACGCTGCTCACCCGCGCCGTGGTCCCCGGCATGCAGGAACGCGGTGAAGGCACGATCATCAACGTGGCGGGCATGATCGCCTTCAGCGGCCCCGCACCGCACTCCCAGATGCCGCGCCGCGTCGTCTACGGCGGGAGCCTGGCGTACCTCGTCACGATGTCCCAGACTCTCAGCGCGGAACTCGAAGGCACCGGAGTCACCGTGCAGGTCGTGTGCCCGGGGGTGGTGGCCACCGAGTTCCACGAACGTCAGGGGCTCGACATGAGCAGGGTGCCCCGCATGACGGCCGAGGACGTCGTCACCGCCAGCCTGCGCGGCCTGGAGCTGGGCGAGACCGTCTGCGCCCCGGGGGTCGAGGACGCCGGCCTTCTCGACGCGGTCTTCCAGGCCGACCTCGCCGCCTTCGGCGCGCAGCGCCCCGAGCTCGCCACGCGCTACCGGGCCGCCTGA
- a CDS encoding cytochrome P450 has product MSIGDSYDPAGVHLADPYPLYDRARREEPVFYSPVLRAWVVTRYDDVAAVLRDPETYSSANPFTQVVEVSQAARRELMEGYPPFPDLIQSDGELHARLRAPIAAVLKPDRMKALEPYVREQARTLVEDFAADGEVEFMRSYAEPLPRRTIGRLCGLDEEQSRAVYAAMSAFLLLGSVRMTQEEELEAARAGVRLQRMLGELVRERYANPGPDAISEITAYHAEGGELTYAREAQTVANLMQLVIAGHITTVPMLGNAVTLLLTHREQWERLCADPSLIPGAVEELLRYGTPASGIYRDTTRDTELGGVHLPKGSRVVLRYTSANRDHARFDRADEFDITRKPSRHLSFGLGVHYCAGAPLARKTLAITLETLTTRLPGLRLASPVDLRPIYDIRHPVAVHLTW; this is encoded by the coding sequence GTGTCAATCGGTGATTCGTACGACCCGGCCGGGGTCCATCTAGCCGACCCTTATCCGCTCTACGACCGGGCGCGGCGGGAGGAACCGGTCTTCTACTCCCCCGTCCTCCGGGCGTGGGTGGTGACCCGGTACGACGACGTGGCCGCGGTGCTGCGCGATCCGGAGACGTACTCGTCCGCCAACCCCTTCACCCAGGTGGTCGAGGTGAGCCAGGCGGCCCGGCGGGAACTCATGGAGGGCTATCCGCCCTTCCCCGATCTCATCCAGTCCGACGGCGAGCTGCACGCCCGGCTGCGCGCGCCGATCGCCGCCGTGCTCAAACCGGACCGGATGAAGGCGCTGGAGCCGTACGTGCGCGAGCAGGCGCGGACGCTGGTCGAGGACTTCGCCGCCGACGGCGAGGTGGAGTTCATGCGGAGCTACGCCGAGCCGCTGCCGCGCCGTACGATCGGCCGGCTGTGCGGGCTGGACGAGGAGCAGTCCCGCGCCGTCTACGCCGCGATGAGCGCGTTCCTCCTGCTCGGCTCCGTCCGCATGACCCAGGAGGAGGAGCTCGAGGCCGCGCGGGCGGGCGTACGGCTGCAGCGGATGCTCGGGGAGCTGGTGCGCGAGCGCTACGCGAATCCCGGCCCCGACGCGATCAGCGAGATCACCGCCTACCACGCCGAGGGCGGAGAACTGACCTACGCCCGCGAGGCGCAGACCGTCGCCAATCTCATGCAGCTGGTGATCGCCGGGCACATCACCACCGTCCCCATGCTCGGCAACGCGGTGACGTTGCTGCTCACCCACCGTGAGCAGTGGGAACGCCTGTGCGCCGACCCCTCGCTCATCCCCGGCGCCGTGGAGGAGCTCCTGCGCTACGGCACGCCGGCCAGCGGCATATACCGCGACACGACCCGGGACACCGAACTGGGCGGTGTGCACCTGCCGAAGGGGTCCCGGGTGGTGCTGCGCTACACCTCCGCCAACCGCGACCATGCCCGATTCGACCGGGCCGACGAGTTCGACATCACCCGTAAGCCGAGCCGCCATCTCTCCTTCGGCCTGGGCGTGCACTACTGCGCGGGCGCGCCTTTGGCCCGCAAGACCCTGGCCATCACCCTGGAGACCCTCACCACCCGCCTGCCCGGCCTGCGCCTGGCCTCTCCCGTCGATCTCCGTCCCATCTACGACATCCGCCATCCCGTCGCCGTCCACCTGACCTGGTGA
- a CDS encoding LysR family transcriptional regulator, translating to MEPGPPLRDVRCFTAVARHLGFSPAAAELNLSQPAVSQAVARLERLWQVRLFERTSREVRLTAAGRTLLPHAEALLDAAAALSAEAARLAAPAIRIAYSPTVGTLVARAVRRLARRRPPIEVELRPCGRAAATAALARGEVAAAVISAPFPEELTTAVRFHVPVGHLAVPADDPLASVSVITPERLGRHRLLMPRERPPGSMWARLAERLPGTRLGHVVADDLDDFAAALDLVAAGAGLLPTPSLLVKTVRRPDIRFVPFDAGELRITYGLAWPAATPSPVLMSVVRAVQESLWTR from the coding sequence GTGGAACCCGGTCCCCCGCTGCGCGACGTCCGCTGCTTCACCGCCGTGGCCCGGCATCTCGGCTTCTCCCCCGCGGCGGCCGAGCTGAACCTGTCCCAGCCCGCGGTGAGCCAGGCCGTCGCGCGTCTGGAGCGCCTGTGGCAGGTGCGGCTGTTCGAGCGGACCAGCCGCGAGGTACGGCTCACGGCGGCGGGCAGGACGCTGCTGCCGCACGCCGAGGCGCTGTTGGACGCGGCGGCGGCGCTGTCGGCGGAGGCGGCCCGGCTGGCGGCCCCGGCTATTCGCATTGCTTATTCACCGACGGTGGGGACGCTGGTGGCGCGGGCGGTGCGCAGGCTGGCCCGCCGCCGCCCCCCGATCGAGGTGGAGCTGCGTCCCTGCGGGCGGGCGGCGGCGACGGCGGCCCTGGCGCGCGGCGAGGTGGCGGCGGCCGTGATCAGCGCGCCCTTCCCGGAGGAGCTGACCACGGCCGTGCGGTTCCACGTACCGGTCGGTCACCTGGCGGTCCCCGCGGACGATCCCCTGGCCTCGGTCTCGGTGATCACTCCTGAACGGCTGGGCCGGCACCGCCTGCTGATGCCGCGCGAGCGACCGCCGGGAAGCATGTGGGCCAGGCTGGCGGAGCGGCTGCCCGGTACGCGTCTCGGTCACGTGGTCGCCGACGACCTCGACGACTTCGCCGCCGCCCTCGACCTGGTGGCCGCGGGCGCGGGCCTGTTGCCCACGCCGTCCCTGCTGGTCAAGACGGTCCGCAGGCCGGACATCCGCTTCGTCCCCTTCGACGCCGGGGAGCTGCGCATCACGTACGGCCTGGCGTGGCCCGCCGCCACCCCCTCCCCCGTCCTGATGAGCGTGGTCCGCGCCGTCCAGGAGTCTCTGTGGACCCGCTGA
- the metE gene encoding 5-methyltetrahydropteroyltriglutamate--homocysteine S-methyltransferase, which translates to MSAAPEPSFPAATILGYPRIGPRRELKRALESYWEGATTAEELRATGRRLREASWRRLAALGLEGPPSNTFSLYDQVLDTAVLLGAVPERYRRAGGPEEVYFAMARGADGLAPLRMTKWFDTNYHYIVPEIGPDTAFVADPAKPVGEFREALALGLRTRPVLIGPITFLLLAEAAPDAPAGFAPFDRLADVLGAYEDVLRALAAEGAEWVQLDEPALVADRTPEELAATAAAYDRLGTLPGRPALFVASYFGDLGPALPVLARTPVEAIGVDLVRGGVSGLAALAGKTAVAGVVSGRDVWRTDPERALPLLAAVRKHAARVAVSTSCSLLHVPYDLDAETGLDPALRERLAFADQKVAEVVELARRLAGYDGPPYQAPPAPVETAAPPAGAGRSPYPVRAAAQAAHLRLPPLPTTTIGSFPQTEELRAARAAVAAGTLPVEEYDERVRAEIERVIRLQERLGLDVLVHGEPERNDMVQYFAEHLDGFAVTRHGWVQSYGSRCTRPPILYGDVRRPAPITVRWARYAASLTDRPVKGMLTGPVTIVAWSFVRDDLPLRDVVFQVADAIREEVRDLEAAGVPIIQVDEPALREMMPLRREGRDAYLAWAVAAYRRATSGAGDRTQIHTHLCYSDADQILDAIDGLDADVTSIESARSHGRILGEPALRDFPRGIGPGVYDIHSPRVPDEAEVEKALRAALEVVPPDRLWVNPDCGLKTRTYPQVEASLANIVAAARRLRAALRPAGG; encoded by the coding sequence GTGTCCGCCGCACCCGAACCGTCCTTTCCCGCCGCCACGATCCTCGGCTACCCGCGGATCGGCCCCCGCAGGGAACTGAAGCGGGCCCTGGAGTCGTACTGGGAGGGAGCCACCACCGCCGAGGAGCTGCGCGCCACCGGCCGCCGGCTGCGCGAGGCGAGCTGGCGCAGGCTGGCCGCGCTGGGCCTCGAGGGCCCGCCGTCCAACACGTTCTCCCTGTACGACCAGGTGCTCGACACGGCCGTGCTGCTCGGCGCGGTGCCCGAGCGGTACCGGCGCGCGGGCGGCCCCGAGGAGGTCTACTTCGCCATGGCGCGCGGCGCCGACGGGCTCGCGCCGCTGCGGATGACCAAGTGGTTCGACACCAACTACCACTACATCGTGCCGGAGATCGGACCGGACACCGCCTTCGTCGCCGACCCCGCCAAACCGGTCGGGGAGTTCCGCGAGGCGCTGGCGCTCGGCCTGCGCACCCGGCCCGTGCTGATCGGCCCGATCACCTTCCTGCTGCTGGCCGAGGCCGCACCGGACGCCCCGGCCGGCTTCGCCCCGTTCGACCGGCTGGCCGACGTGCTCGGCGCCTACGAGGACGTGCTGCGCGCGCTCGCCGCCGAAGGCGCCGAATGGGTGCAGCTCGACGAGCCCGCCCTGGTGGCCGACCGCACACCGGAGGAGCTGGCCGCGACCGCCGCCGCCTACGACCGGCTCGGCACGCTGCCCGGCCGCCCCGCCCTGTTCGTCGCCTCCTACTTCGGCGACCTCGGCCCGGCGCTGCCGGTCCTGGCCCGCACACCCGTCGAGGCGATCGGCGTGGACCTGGTACGCGGCGGTGTCTCGGGACTCGCCGCCCTGGCCGGCAAGACGGCGGTGGCGGGCGTGGTGTCCGGACGCGACGTGTGGCGCACCGACCCGGAACGGGCGCTGCCGCTGCTGGCGGCGGTACGGAAGCACGCCGCCCGCGTGGCGGTCAGCACGTCCTGCTCGCTGCTGCACGTCCCCTACGACCTCGACGCCGAAACCGGCCTCGACCCCGCGCTGCGGGAACGGCTCGCCTTCGCCGACCAGAAGGTGGCCGAGGTGGTCGAGCTGGCCCGGCGGTTGGCGGGCTACGACGGCCCGCCGTACCAGGCTCCGCCCGCGCCCGTGGAGACGGCCGCGCCGCCGGCCGGTGCGGGCAGGAGCCCGTACCCGGTGCGGGCGGCGGCGCAGGCCGCGCACCTGCGGCTGCCGCCCCTGCCGACCACCACCATCGGCTCGTTCCCGCAGACGGAGGAGTTGCGCGCGGCCCGCGCGGCGGTCGCCGCGGGCACCCTCCCGGTGGAGGAGTACGACGAGCGGGTCCGCGCCGAGATCGAACGGGTGATCCGCCTGCAGGAGCGGCTCGGCCTCGACGTGCTCGTGCACGGCGAGCCGGAGCGCAACGACATGGTGCAGTACTTCGCCGAACACCTCGACGGCTTCGCCGTCACCCGGCACGGCTGGGTGCAGTCCTACGGTTCCCGGTGCACCCGCCCGCCCATCCTGTACGGCGACGTGCGGCGGCCCGCCCCCATCACCGTCCGCTGGGCCCGCTATGCGGCCTCGCTCACCGACCGCCCGGTCAAAGGCATGCTCACCGGTCCGGTCACCATCGTGGCGTGGTCGTTCGTCCGGGACGACCTGCCCCTGCGCGACGTCGTGTTCCAGGTGGCCGACGCCATCCGCGAAGAGGTGAGGGACCTGGAGGCGGCGGGCGTGCCGATCATCCAGGTGGACGAGCCGGCGCTGCGGGAGATGATGCCGCTGCGCCGCGAGGGCCGGGACGCCTACCTCGCCTGGGCGGTCGCCGCCTACCGGCGGGCCACCTCCGGCGCCGGCGACCGCACCCAGATCCACACCCACCTGTGCTACTCCGACGCCGATCAGATCCTGGACGCGATCGACGGCCTGGACGCCGACGTGACCAGCATCGAGTCGGCCCGATCCCACGGGCGCATCCTCGGCGAGCCCGCGCTGCGTGACTTCCCCCGGGGCATCGGCCCCGGCGTGTACGACATCCATTCGCCCCGGGTGCCGGACGAGGCCGAGGTCGAGAAAGCGCTGCGGGCGGCGTTGGAGGTGGTCCCGCCCGACCGGCTGTGGGTCAACCCCGACTGCGGCCTGAAGACCCGGACCTACCCGCAGGTGGAGGCGTCCCTGGCCAACATCGTCGCCGCCGCTCGCCGGCTGCGCGCCGCCCTCCGTCCCGCGGGCGGTTGA
- a CDS encoding peptidyl-tRNA hydrolase, whose product MDESQTEQRVLPLVVRIERAAPPYRTDALECAARAVLTLLTDPAASGAGEWADAVRAWERGRIRKVVRRARGAEWRRALALPGITVTHRTAQVRVFPPVPLDGWPKDLARLQVSGTELDDPEPPPPPEDDVVLWANPSLTMSAGKAMAQAGHAAQLAWWASGERERAAWLARGLALAVRTADPGRWEELTGSGLPVVRDAGYTEVEPGSRTFVADAPWLRDGAPARRDPERTG is encoded by the coding sequence GTGGATGAGTCGCAGACGGAGCAGCGGGTCCTGCCGCTGGTGGTCAGGATCGAGCGGGCGGCGCCGCCGTATCGGACCGATGCCCTGGAGTGCGCGGCGCGGGCCGTGCTCACACTGCTGACCGATCCGGCGGCGTCCGGAGCGGGCGAGTGGGCCGACGCGGTGCGGGCGTGGGAGCGCGGGCGCATCAGGAAGGTGGTACGGCGGGCGCGCGGCGCGGAGTGGCGCAGGGCGCTCGCGCTGCCGGGTATCACCGTGACGCACCGCACGGCGCAGGTGCGGGTGTTTCCCCCGGTGCCGCTGGACGGCTGGCCGAAGGACCTCGCCCGGCTCCAGGTGAGCGGCACCGAACTGGACGACCCGGAGCCACCGCCCCCGCCGGAGGACGACGTGGTGCTGTGGGCCAACCCGTCGCTGACGATGTCCGCGGGCAAGGCGATGGCGCAGGCCGGGCACGCCGCTCAGCTCGCATGGTGGGCGAGCGGGGAACGGGAGCGGGCGGCGTGGCTGGCCCGCGGCCTCGCCCTCGCCGTCCGCACCGCCGATCCCGGGCGCTGGGAGGAGCTGACCGGCAGTGGACTGCCGGTGGTGCGGGACGCCGGATACACCGAGGTCGAACCCGGCTCCCGCACGTTCGTCGCGGACGCCCCCTGGCTGCGCGACGGCGCCCCCGCCCGCCGCGACCCCGAGCGGACGGGGTGA
- a CDS encoding DUF1996 domain-containing protein — translation MAGGIGLVLAGAPMPAPLVGVANASSGSVMHQTIVCPTVADKLPEVPAAVRAEVDRDIAQLDRQLAEANRRLARAAGGPNFVRNAILGPLEDKREATINRIATAIGRMTGDRPGELVRLAGCSLIDDEEQGGRDDGQGVGDQDGGNSTGIPNGNPDDGRSGGRNNGDQGDGRNGNGDQSGGGGRSIVCPDVADALSGMPFRVRRQVQRDLAQLDRQLDRANRRIAALGGRADAAFVQNAILGPLMVQRVSTINRIAGVIGRMTGDRPNALLRLARCSVNDGLQPPDNGQNGGDGGQGGNGNNNGNNNNNGNNGNNGNNGGNGNNGNNGNGDGNNGQSPEDIARAIGPVAEDFIDIRRVRPTREPRVRRGGSRGTFVSNCGRNEEGHFNTDNIIISPGVPNGAQHLHDHVGNLDTNAFSTNESLAAADTTCENKADQSTYFWPVLRVRSGDDEPGAPEPNQNNVGTPVLPEQVLIQYRGNPVSRVSAAPRFLRMFTGDAKTITNGLANARPTWSCTGFTDRITDKYPLCPRGSDVVRIFDFPSCWDGQNIDSANHRTHLVFPDENGACPQGTRAVPQLRITLVYDVPNTPPNGTDVPFAVDGFATERHAPSTDHAGTILIMSDELMNTVVRCINSGRRC, via the coding sequence ATGGCGGGCGGCATCGGCCTGGTCCTGGCCGGTGCCCCGATGCCTGCGCCGCTGGTCGGCGTGGCGAACGCCTCCAGCGGCAGCGTCATGCATCAGACGATCGTCTGCCCGACGGTGGCCGACAAGCTCCCCGAGGTGCCGGCCGCCGTGCGGGCCGAGGTCGACCGTGACATCGCCCAGCTCGACCGGCAGCTCGCGGAGGCGAACCGGCGGCTCGCCCGCGCTGCGGGCGGGCCGAACTTCGTGCGGAACGCGATCCTCGGACCGCTGGAGGACAAGCGAGAGGCGACGATCAACCGGATCGCCACGGCGATCGGCCGGATGACCGGCGACCGGCCCGGCGAGCTGGTGCGGCTGGCCGGCTGCTCGCTGATCGATGACGAGGAGCAGGGCGGGCGGGACGACGGCCAGGGCGTCGGAGACCAGGACGGCGGCAACTCGACCGGCATCCCGAACGGTAACCCGGACGACGGCCGAAGCGGCGGCCGGAACAACGGCGATCAGGGCGACGGGCGGAACGGGAACGGTGATCAGAGCGGCGGTGGCGGCCGATCGATCGTCTGCCCGGACGTGGCGGACGCGCTGTCGGGGATGCCCTTCCGGGTGCGGCGGCAGGTGCAGCGCGACCTCGCCCAGCTCGACCGGCAACTCGACCGGGCCAACCGGAGGATCGCCGCCTTAGGCGGCCGGGCCGACGCCGCGTTCGTGCAGAACGCGATCCTGGGGCCGCTGATGGTCCAGCGGGTGTCGACGATCAACCGGATCGCCGGTGTGATCGGTCGGATGACCGGTGACCGGCCCAACGCTCTGCTCCGGTTGGCCCGCTGCTCGGTGAACGACGGCCTGCAGCCGCCGGATAACGGGCAGAACGGAGGTGACGGCGGCCAGGGCGGCAACGGTAATAACAACGGGAACAACAATAACAACGGTAATAACGGAAACAACGGCAATAACGGGGGCAACGGTAACAACGGTAATAACGGCAACGGTGATGGGAACAACGGGCAGAGCCCGGAGGACATCGCCCGTGCCATCGGCCCGGTCGCGGAGGATTTCATCGACATCCGGCGCGTCCGGCCCACCAGGGAACCCCGGGTACGGCGCGGCGGATCCCGGGGAACGTTCGTGTCGAACTGCGGCCGCAACGAGGAGGGCCACTTCAACACCGACAACATCATCATCTCCCCGGGAGTGCCGAACGGCGCCCAGCACCTGCACGACCACGTCGGCAACCTCGACACCAACGCCTTCTCCACGAACGAGAGCCTGGCCGCGGCGGACACCACCTGCGAGAACAAGGCCGACCAGTCGACCTACTTCTGGCCGGTCCTGCGCGTTCGCAGCGGCGACGACGAGCCGGGCGCTCCCGAGCCGAACCAGAACAACGTCGGCACGCCGGTGCTGCCCGAACAGGTGCTGATCCAGTACCGCGGCAACCCCGTCTCCCGGGTCAGCGCCGCGCCGCGCTTCCTGCGGATGTTCACCGGCGACGCCAAGACGATCACCAACGGCCTGGCCAACGCCCGGCCCACGTGGAGCTGCACCGGCTTCACCGACCGGATCACCGACAAGTACCCGCTCTGCCCGCGCGGCAGTGACGTGGTGCGGATCTTCGATTTCCCGAGCTGCTGGGACGGCCAGAACATCGACAGCGCCAACCACCGCACGCATCTGGTGTTCCCCGACGAGAACGGTGCCTGCCCGCAGGGCACACGAGCCGTGCCCCAGCTGCGTATCACGCTGGTCTACGACGTGCCGAACACGCCGCCGAACGGGACCGACGTGCCCTTCGCGGTGGACGGCTTCGCCACCGAGCGGCACGCCCCCAGCACCGACCACGCCGGCACCATCCTGATCATGTCGGACGAGCTCATGAACACGGTGGTCCGCTGCATCAACAGCGGTAGGAGGTGCTGA
- a CDS encoding helix-turn-helix transcriptional regulator, with the protein MATTEFGQAVRRWRERVSPEAAGLPAGGHRRTPGLRREELAQLAGISADYLTRLEQGRATKPSEQVVEALARALQLSGPERAHLFQLGGFRAPGPECVPTRLPPSVQRLLNRLADTPVAVYDATWTLLVANPPYAALMGDPSGWRGHERNAVWRNFLGLGDRVRQTPQSRHDLQSALVADLRMATARYPADRRLRRLIADLRTHSDRFAELWDTGITGRHESARKTIDHPQAGAVTLDCDILTLEGSDLHVMVYTAEPGTEDAERLALITTLGGRALVG; encoded by the coding sequence ATGGCGACGACGGAGTTCGGGCAGGCGGTGCGCCGCTGGCGCGAGCGGGTCTCGCCGGAGGCCGCCGGACTTCCCGCCGGCGGCCATCGGCGCACCCCGGGCCTGCGCCGCGAGGAGCTGGCCCAGCTGGCCGGGATCTCGGCGGACTACCTCACCCGCCTCGAGCAGGGACGCGCCACCAAGCCGTCCGAGCAGGTCGTCGAGGCGCTCGCCAGGGCCCTGCAGCTGTCGGGCCCGGAACGTGCGCACCTGTTCCAGCTGGGCGGGTTTCGGGCACCGGGACCGGAGTGCGTCCCCACCCGTCTTCCGCCGAGCGTGCAACGTCTGCTGAACCGGCTGGCCGACACCCCCGTCGCCGTCTACGACGCCACCTGGACGCTGCTCGTGGCCAACCCGCCCTACGCCGCCCTCATGGGCGATCCATCCGGATGGCGCGGCCACGAGCGCAACGCGGTGTGGCGCAACTTCCTCGGCCTCGGCGACCGGGTGCGGCAGACCCCGCAGTCACGGCACGACCTGCAGAGCGCGCTGGTCGCCGACCTGCGCATGGCCACCGCGCGCTACCCGGCCGACCGGCGGCTCAGGCGGCTGATCGCCGACCTGCGCACGCACAGCGACCGGTTCGCCGAGCTGTGGGACACCGGCATCACCGGCCGCCACGAGTCCGCCCGCAAGACGATCGACCACCCGCAGGCGGGCGCCGTCACCCTCGACTGCGACATCCTCACCCTGGAGGGCAGCGACCTGCACGTCATGGTCTACACGGCGGAACCCGGCACCGAGGACGCCGAGCGTCTCGCGCTGATCACCACCCTCGGCGGCCGCGCGCTCGTCGGCTGA
- a CDS encoding MarR family winged helix-turn-helix transcriptional regulator produces MRGGEGALDESGGPAELQGVPLPAAQRAYLGYLLRRVFARFTAEAVKDDRSARDFVVLDVLADQDGYSQQELAERLGINRTIMVRLIDRLEEAGHVRRVRNPADRRSYVLRLTDAGRAARESMRDTVSGRDARITAVLTPDERRRLAELLSGLLPEPEGPAVRSLEHLVAQAHYRLRRMGDALLADVGLRMRHFGPLDAIDRLGPCPQQRLAHHLAITEPAAAEVVDELVRAGLVVRGRDPRDRRRYALELTDLGRRRVADVRRAAERLQEQVTEMLGPETAAELRALLLKLLPGSV; encoded by the coding sequence ATGCGGGGCGGCGAAGGAGCCCTCGACGAGTCCGGCGGGCCGGCCGAGCTCCAGGGCGTCCCCCTCCCCGCGGCTCAGCGCGCCTACCTCGGCTACCTGCTGCGCAGGGTGTTCGCGCGCTTCACCGCCGAGGCCGTGAAAGACGACCGCTCGGCACGTGATTTCGTCGTCCTCGACGTGCTCGCCGACCAGGACGGCTACTCCCAGCAGGAACTCGCGGAACGGCTCGGCATCAACCGCACGATCATGGTCCGGCTGATCGACCGGCTGGAGGAGGCCGGCCACGTACGGCGGGTCCGCAACCCCGCCGACCGCCGCTCCTACGTGCTGAGGCTGACCGACGCCGGGCGGGCGGCCCGGGAGAGCATGCGCGACACCGTGTCCGGCCGCGACGCCCGGATCACCGCGGTGCTCACCCCGGACGAGCGGCGGCGCCTCGCCGAGCTGCTGAGCGGACTGCTGCCGGAACCGGAAGGGCCGGCCGTGCGCAGCCTGGAACACCTCGTCGCCCAGGCGCACTACCGGCTGCGCCGGATGGGCGACGCGCTGCTGGCCGACGTCGGGCTGCGCATGCGGCACTTCGGACCGCTGGACGCGATCGACCGGCTCGGCCCGTGCCCGCAGCAGCGGCTCGCCCACCACTTGGCGATCACCGAGCCGGCGGCGGCCGAGGTGGTGGACGAGCTGGTCCGCGCCGGTCTGGTGGTCCGCGGCCGGGATCCGCGCGACCGCCGCCGCTACGCCCTGGAGCTCACCGATCTCGGCAGGCGCCGCGTCGCCGACGTCCGGCGGGCCGCCGAACGCCTCCAGGAGCAGGTGACGGAGATGCTCGGCCCCGAGACCGCCGCCGAACTCCGCGCCCTCCTCCTCAAGCTCCTGCCCGGCTCCGTCTGA